One genomic window of Aquisalimonas sp. 2447 includes the following:
- the aat gene encoding leucyl/phenylalanyl-tRNA--protein transferase — translation MQRRIHWLDDFEETLFPPPEQALTQPNGLVAIGGSLSERRLLAAYRRGIFPWYEEGQPVLWWSPDPRGVLFPEHLRLRRSLRKRMRSSGFNVTLDTAFEEVITACAAPRGRDTGTWITKDMHDAYCHLHERGLAHSVEVWHHFRLVGGLYGVSLGQAFFGESMFSREPDASKIALVHLSRQLQNWGFDFLDCQILSPHLASLGAMERPRRSFLADLEAALAHPDRPGPWSFDQDFTPLPEAS, via the coding sequence ATGCAGCGCCGTATTCACTGGCTGGACGATTTCGAAGAGACCCTGTTTCCACCTCCGGAACAGGCACTCACGCAGCCCAACGGGTTGGTTGCCATTGGTGGCTCGCTGTCGGAGCGGCGCCTGCTGGCGGCGTACCGCCGCGGTATTTTCCCCTGGTATGAGGAAGGCCAGCCGGTGCTCTGGTGGTCACCGGACCCAAGAGGTGTACTGTTTCCCGAGCACCTGCGTCTTCGCCGCAGCCTGCGTAAACGGATGCGCAGCTCTGGCTTCAACGTCACCCTGGATACCGCCTTCGAAGAGGTGATCACCGCCTGTGCCGCACCGCGGGGCAGGGACACGGGGACCTGGATCACCAAGGACATGCACGATGCCTACTGCCATCTGCACGAGCGCGGGCTGGCCCACTCGGTGGAGGTCTGGCATCACTTCCGCCTGGTGGGCGGCCTGTACGGTGTCTCGCTGGGCCAGGCCTTCTTTGGCGAGTCCATGTTCAGCCGTGAACCGGACGCCTCCAAGATCGCCCTGGTTCACCTGAGCCGGCAGTTACAGAACTGGGGCTTTGATTTCCTCGACTGCCAGATCCTGTCCCCGCACCTGGCCTCGCTGGGCGCAATGGAGCGGCCACGCCGCAGTTTTCTGGCCGACCTCGAGGCTGCGCTGGCCCATCCGGACCGCCCGGGTCCCTGGTCCTTTGATCAGGATTTCACACCGCTGCCGGAGGCATCGTGA
- a CDS encoding GNAT family N-acetyltransferase, which translates to MDATVLTDLTTIPAAQWNSLEGTTNPFLRHEFLAGLEGTGCVSPDIGWQPCHLALHDAAGLAVAVPGYLKGHSWGEFVFDWAWADAYERNGLPYYPKLVHAVPFTPATGPRVLHRSDMPTGDAVAAAVNASTAAAQRQALSSAHWLFPEPGQAERLATQDLLSRRGCQFHWHNAPGYRDFQDFLDTLTSKRRKSIRRERRQTAEAGVDMEVRSGRGITQADWEAFHGFYRQTFHEHGNIPLLTLPFFRHCGETLGDGVVMVQARREGIMIGAALLFRSDDTLYGRYWGGAEDIPGMHFETCYYQGIEYCIAHGLQTFEPGAQGEHKISRGFLPVATHSRHWIAEPVFRDAIADFLRRETPLVEAYMAEMRQHSPYRMAQ; encoded by the coding sequence ATGGATGCCACCGTACTCACTGACCTGACCACCATCCCCGCAGCACAATGGAACAGCCTGGAGGGCACCACCAACCCGTTCCTGCGACACGAATTCCTGGCCGGTCTCGAAGGAACCGGGTGCGTGTCCCCGGACATCGGCTGGCAGCCCTGTCATCTGGCGCTGCACGACGCGGCGGGCCTGGCCGTCGCCGTACCCGGGTACCTCAAGGGCCACTCCTGGGGAGAGTTCGTTTTCGACTGGGCCTGGGCGGATGCCTATGAGCGCAACGGCCTGCCCTACTACCCCAAGCTGGTCCATGCGGTCCCGTTCACACCGGCCACCGGCCCCCGCGTACTCCACCGCTCCGACATGCCCACGGGTGACGCCGTGGCCGCCGCGGTGAACGCCTCCACAGCCGCGGCCCAGCGCCAGGCGCTGTCCTCTGCCCACTGGCTGTTCCCGGAGCCGGGTCAGGCAGAGCGCCTTGCGACACAGGATCTGCTGTCCCGGCGCGGCTGCCAGTTTCACTGGCACAATGCCCCGGGCTACCGGGACTTCCAGGACTTCCTGGATACGCTCACCTCCAAGCGCCGCAAGAGCATCCGGCGGGAGCGACGCCAGACCGCCGAGGCGGGGGTAGATATGGAGGTGCGCAGCGGCCGGGGAATCACCCAGGCCGATTGGGAGGCCTTCCACGGCTTCTACCGGCAGACCTTTCATGAGCACGGCAATATTCCGCTGCTGACTCTGCCGTTTTTCCGCCACTGCGGTGAGACCCTTGGCGATGGCGTGGTCATGGTCCAGGCCCGGCGGGAGGGGATCATGATCGGTGCCGCCCTGCTCTTCCGCAGCGACGACACCCTGTACGGCAGGTACTGGGGCGGTGCCGAGGACATCCCCGGCATGCACTTCGAGACGTGCTATTACCAGGGCATCGAGTACTGCATCGCCCACGGGCTGCAGACGTTCGAGCCCGGTGCCCAGGGGGAGCACAAGATCAGCCGCGGCTTCCTGCCGGTGGCCACGCACTCCCGCCACTGGATTGCCGAACCTGTCTTTCGGGACGCCATCGCTGACTTTCTACGCCGGGAGACGCCGCTGGTGGAAGCCTACATGGCCGAAATGCGACAACACAGCCCGTATAGAATGGCACAATAG
- a CDS encoding DNA translocase FtsK gives MSRGLREASLYILLAVAIYMVLALVTYHPNDPGWSFTGGHGAVQNAGGEVGARFADVFLYLFGYLAYLFPVMVAFSGWLTWRWQRRDGAFHWGVFGLRGLGFVLTLASGAGLATMHVEALPQTVPLHAGGVLGDVIAGSLEGAFSFLGATLLLLAVFLASVTLFTGLSWLSLMDLIGRFCLMSVSALGRGLTALRDGWAGRRARRARRETLVADKEKRKHRTPPQIEASKPAPKPGKKVNKEKQMPLFRAEQTADGLPPVSLLDQPPPQAGGYSREALEAMSRQLEMKLADFGVQVEVVAVHPGPVITRFEAQPAAGVKVSQISNLSKDLARALSVVSVRVVEVIPGKSVVGLEIPNENRQVIAFSEIVRADVWEKAQSPLSMALGKDIGGEPVVVDLAKMPHLLVAGTTGSGKSVGVNAMILSLLYKNRPEDVRLIMVDPKMLELSIYDGIPHLLAPVVTDMKEAANALRWCVGEMERRYRLMAALGVRNIAGYNRKVREAAERGEPLKDPLWKRPEEDPQAEAPELETLPFVVVVVDEFADMMMMVGKKVEELIARLAQKARAAGLHLILATQRPSVDVITGLIKANIPTRIAFQVSSRVDSRTILDQMGAEALLGHGDMLYLSSGSGMPDRVHGAFVSDNDVHRVVNHLKEQGEPEYIDGILDESSGSAPLPGVPGEDNGGDGEQDPLYDQAVQVVTESRRASISGVQRRLKIGYNRAARLVEEMENSGVVGPLQSNGAREVLAPPPPKD, from the coding sequence GTGAGTCGTGGGCTGCGCGAGGCCTCGCTTTACATCCTGTTGGCGGTGGCCATTTACATGGTGCTGGCGCTGGTGACCTACCATCCCAACGACCCGGGCTGGAGTTTTACCGGTGGCCACGGCGCCGTGCAGAACGCCGGCGGCGAAGTGGGCGCGCGTTTCGCGGACGTGTTCTTGTACCTGTTCGGGTACCTGGCTTATCTGTTCCCGGTGATGGTGGCCTTCTCCGGCTGGCTGACCTGGCGCTGGCAGCGCCGTGATGGCGCCTTCCACTGGGGCGTGTTCGGCCTGCGCGGCCTCGGTTTCGTATTGACGCTGGCGTCCGGTGCGGGCCTGGCCACCATGCACGTGGAGGCGCTGCCGCAAACGGTGCCGCTGCATGCCGGAGGCGTGCTTGGCGACGTCATTGCCGGTTCCCTGGAAGGCGCGTTCAGCTTCCTCGGTGCCACGTTGCTGCTGCTGGCGGTGTTCCTGGCCAGCGTGACGCTGTTCACCGGGCTGTCCTGGTTGAGCCTGATGGACCTGATCGGGCGGTTCTGCCTGATGAGCGTCAGCGCTCTGGGGCGTGGTTTGACCGCCCTGCGGGACGGCTGGGCCGGGCGCCGCGCCCGACGGGCACGGCGGGAGACACTGGTGGCGGACAAGGAAAAGCGTAAGCACCGGACACCGCCGCAGATCGAGGCCAGCAAGCCGGCGCCGAAACCGGGCAAGAAGGTCAACAAGGAAAAGCAGATGCCGCTGTTCCGCGCCGAGCAGACCGCCGACGGGTTGCCGCCGGTGTCGCTGCTGGACCAGCCGCCACCGCAGGCCGGGGGCTATTCCCGGGAGGCACTGGAAGCCATGTCCCGACAGCTGGAGATGAAGCTGGCGGATTTCGGCGTCCAGGTGGAGGTCGTTGCCGTCCACCCGGGGCCGGTGATTACGCGCTTCGAGGCGCAGCCGGCCGCCGGGGTGAAGGTGAGCCAGATCAGCAACCTCAGCAAGGATCTGGCGCGGGCCCTGTCGGTGGTCAGCGTGCGCGTGGTGGAGGTGATCCCGGGCAAATCGGTGGTGGGCCTGGAGATTCCCAATGAAAACCGTCAGGTGATCGCCTTCAGCGAAATCGTCCGCGCCGACGTTTGGGAGAAGGCCCAGTCGCCCCTGTCCATGGCGCTTGGCAAGGACATCGGCGGCGAGCCGGTGGTGGTGGATCTCGCCAAGATGCCCCACCTGCTGGTCGCAGGCACCACTGGGTCGGGCAAATCCGTGGGTGTCAATGCCATGATCCTGAGCCTGCTGTACAAGAACAGGCCGGAGGACGTGCGGCTGATCATGGTGGACCCGAAGATGCTGGAGCTGTCCATCTACGATGGCATCCCGCACCTGCTGGCCCCGGTGGTCACGGACATGAAGGAGGCTGCCAACGCCCTGCGCTGGTGCGTGGGCGAGATGGAGCGGCGCTACCGCCTGATGGCCGCGCTGGGTGTGCGCAACATCGCCGGCTACAACCGCAAGGTGCGCGAGGCCGCGGAGCGGGGTGAGCCGCTGAAGGATCCGCTGTGGAAACGCCCGGAGGAGGATCCGCAGGCGGAGGCGCCGGAGCTGGAGACGCTGCCCTTCGTTGTGGTGGTGGTGGACGAGTTCGCCGACATGATGATGATGGTTGGCAAGAAGGTGGAAGAGCTCATCGCCCGACTTGCGCAGAAAGCGCGCGCCGCCGGTCTGCACCTGATCCTGGCCACCCAGCGTCCGTCGGTGGACGTCATCACCGGCTTGATCAAGGCCAACATTCCCACGCGGATCGCCTTCCAGGTGTCCTCCAGGGTGGATTCCCGCACCATCCTCGATCAGATGGGCGCCGAAGCGCTGCTCGGACACGGGGACATGCTGTACCTATCGTCGGGCAGTGGCATGCCGGATCGCGTCCACGGCGCCTTCGTTTCCGACAACGACGTCCACCGGGTGGTGAACCACCTCAAGGAGCAGGGCGAGCCCGAGTACATCGACGGTATCCTGGACGAGTCCAGCGGCAGCGCGCCGCTCCCGGGTGTGCCCGGTGAGGACAACGGTGGCGATGGCGAGCAGGATCCACTCTACGACCAGGCGGTGCAGGTGGTCACCGAATCGCGCCGGGCTTCCATCTCCGGGGTGCAGCGTCGCCTCAAGATCGGCTACAACCGTGCGGCGCGACTGGTAGAGGAGATGGAGAACAGCGGTGTGGTCGGGCCGCTGCAGTCCAACGGTGCCCGCGAAGTGCTGGCACCACCACCGCCCAAGGATTGA
- the lolA gene encoding outer membrane lipoprotein chaperone LolA: MLRRLAWMLALPVLVVASMAAADDPRAELEAYFSDTDSMEGSFTQVVRDEDGRVLEESRGTMAIQRPDRFDWLYNEPFEQRIVADGERLWIHDPDLRQVTVRPLEDTLGTGPAMLLSGRMETLDEHFDMEVDDGWLVLIPRTEDWNVEGVRLRMSNGVPSEVIVRDGLGQENRLTLEDVTTGVAFDGDRFRFEPDGDTDVIEQGEAAP; this comes from the coding sequence ATGTTGAGGCGACTCGCGTGGATGCTGGCGTTGCCGGTGCTGGTTGTAGCCTCCATGGCAGCGGCAGACGACCCCAGGGCGGAGCTGGAGGCCTACTTCAGCGACACCGACAGCATGGAAGGCAGCTTTACCCAGGTCGTGCGCGACGAGGACGGCAGAGTGCTGGAAGAGAGTCGTGGCACCATGGCGATCCAGCGCCCGGACCGGTTCGACTGGCTCTACAATGAGCCTTTCGAGCAGCGGATCGTCGCCGACGGCGAACGGCTCTGGATTCACGACCCCGATCTGCGCCAGGTCACCGTGCGTCCGCTGGAGGATACCCTCGGCACCGGGCCGGCCATGTTGCTCAGCGGGCGCATGGAGACGCTGGATGAGCACTTCGACATGGAGGTGGACGACGGTTGGCTGGTGCTGATCCCGCGCACCGAAGACTGGAACGTGGAAGGCGTGCGGCTGCGCATGAGCAATGGTGTACCCTCCGAGGTGATCGTCCGCGACGGCCTGGGCCAGGAGAACCGCCTGACCCTGGAGGATGTCACCACCGGTGTGGCATTCGACGGCGATCGCTTCCGTTTCGAGCCGGATGGCGATACCGATGTGATCGAGCAGGGAGAGGCTGCCCCTTGA